One window of the Equus asinus isolate D_3611 breed Donkey chromosome 28, EquAss-T2T_v2, whole genome shotgun sequence genome contains the following:
- the LOC106822270 gene encoding metallothionein-4 has product MDPRECSCMSEGICLCGDNCKCTTCNCKTCRKSCCPCCPPGCAKCARGCVCKGGSDKCSCCP; this is encoded by the exons ATGGACCCCAGGGAATGCTCCTGCATGTCTG AAGGAATCTGCCTCTGTGGAGACAACTGCAAATGTACAACTTGCAACTGTAAAACATGTCGAAAAA GCTGCTGTCCCTGCTGCCCACCAGGCTGTGCCAAGTGTGCCCGGGGCTGCGTCTGCAAAGGGGGCTCGGACAAGTGCAGCTGCTGCCCCTGA